One Nocardia iowensis DNA window includes the following coding sequences:
- a CDS encoding NAD(P)/FAD-dependent oxidoreductase, whose protein sequence is MSEMYDVVIVGGGAAGLSAALVLARSRRKVAVVRGGAPRNAPAEHMHGFLSRDGMPPGELLATGAAEVAGYGGELIDDFVSSAEKSYGQDDFTVQLASGRTLTARRVLIATGLRDELPDLPGLRERWGADVLHCPYCHGYEVRDQPIGLLGGDDPRTLHVALLLPQWSADVILFQHTMELSDTDRAQLDARGVRVVEGEVARLVVDGTLRGVELADGRAVPRSAMFVAPTFVPNADVLHSLGCDFDEKGWVVVDPTGRTSVPGVWAAGNVSSAAAQVIVAAAAGYNAAVAINGDLVLEAAQLPVSAG, encoded by the coding sequence TGAGCGAGATGTACGACGTAGTGATAGTCGGCGGGGGTGCGGCGGGGCTGTCCGCTGCGCTGGTGCTGGCCAGGTCTCGGCGCAAAGTGGCGGTGGTGCGCGGTGGTGCGCCGCGCAACGCGCCCGCCGAGCACATGCACGGATTCCTTTCCCGGGACGGGATGCCACCCGGCGAGTTGCTCGCGACCGGTGCGGCGGAGGTCGCCGGATACGGCGGTGAGCTGATCGATGACTTCGTGAGCAGTGCCGAAAAGTCTTATGGGCAGGACGACTTCACGGTTCAGCTGGCCAGCGGGCGCACGCTCACCGCGCGCCGGGTGCTGATCGCGACCGGACTGCGCGACGAACTGCCCGACCTGCCCGGCCTGCGCGAACGGTGGGGCGCCGACGTGCTGCACTGCCCGTACTGCCACGGCTACGAGGTACGCGACCAGCCGATCGGTCTGCTCGGTGGCGACGACCCGCGGACGCTGCACGTGGCGTTGCTGTTGCCGCAATGGTCGGCCGATGTGATCTTGTTCCAGCACACCATGGAGCTCTCCGACACCGACCGCGCCCAGCTCGACGCCCGTGGCGTCCGGGTGGTCGAGGGCGAGGTCGCGCGATTGGTCGTCGACGGAACGTTGCGTGGCGTGGAGCTGGCCGACGGCCGGGCGGTGCCGCGTTCCGCCATGTTCGTCGCACCCACCTTCGTGCCCAACGCCGACGTGCTGCACAGCTTGGGGTGCGACTTCGACGAGAAGGGCTGGGTGGTCGTCGACCCCACCGGGCGGACCAGCGTGCCCGGCGTCTGGGCCGCGGGCAATGTCTCGAGCGCCGCAGCCCAGGTGATCGTCGCCGCGGCCGCGGGTTACAACGCCGCGGTCGCGATCAACGGCGACCTGGTGCTCGAGGCCGCTCAGCTGCCCGTTTCGGCCGGTTAG